The following proteins are co-located in the Pomacea canaliculata isolate SZHN2017 linkage group LG8, ASM307304v1, whole genome shotgun sequence genome:
- the LOC112570662 gene encoding perivitellin-2 31 kDa subunit-like: MLIILYLLALTSSCCGQSWTKVEGFMKDVSIGEAGVWGLYNSYRIYYREGTYQEPNATGTSWTHVPGELVDIDVGGDIVVGLNAWNEVFYIKNITRENPTGSGLVQLDGNFQHVTVSPHGAIWGLDGDRSVWFRNGISLDNPGGTSWQKVDGSFRDISAGPSGVWTVNAYDEIFYREGTYGGNITVGSGWTKVDGAFFYIDSGSDMVLGVKRWRQNFRRIGISETNPTGNEWVRLDGGLSRIEEYGGTMWGVVGEKDVFTSLAN, from the exons ATGCTGATAATTCTGTATCTTCTGGCTCTGACCTCATCCTGCTGCGGTCAGTCATGGACCAAGGTTGAGGGATTCATGAAAGATGTGTCAATAGGAGAAGCAGGCGTGTGGGGGTTGTATAACTCCTATCGGATCTACTATCGTGAG GGTACATACCAGGAGCCAAATGCCACTGGCACAAGTTGGACGCACGTCCCCGGTGAACTCGTAGACATCGACGTCGGCGGAGACATCGTCGTTGGCCTTAACGCCTGGAATGAGGTTTTTTACATAAAGAATATCACACGCGAAAATCCTACAGGGTCAGGCTTGGTCCAACTGGACGGTAATTTCCAACACGTGACTGTGTCACCCCATGGCGCCATCTGGGGACTTGATGGAGATCGTTCG GTCTGGTTCCGGAATGGCATTAGCCTGGACAATCCAGGGGGAACAAGTTGGCAGAAGGTTGATGGGAGCTTCAGAGACATTTCTGCAGGACCGTCTGGCGTGTGGACGGTCAACGCCTACGACGAAATTTTTTACCGAGAGGGAACCTATGGGGGAAACATCACGGTGGGCAGTGGATGGACCAAAGTAGATGGAGCTTTTTTTTACATCGATTCCGGTTCAGATATGGTGCTTGGTGTGAAAAGGTGGAGGCAGAACTTTCGCAGAATTGGAATCAGTGAAACAAATCCAACAG GAAATGAATGGGTGCGTTTGGATGGAGGATTGAGCAGGATTGAGGAGTATGGCGGTACGATGTGGGGGGTTGTCGGAGAAAAGGATGTCTTTACATCGCTCGCCAACTAG